From the Alicyclobacillus vulcanalis genome, the window CTCGTGATGTTTCTCGCGCACCTGCTCGCCGAGTCAAAGGATCGGATGCACTCGTTTTGGCGCGGATTCGTCCCGCCGATGGGGCTGGCTTTGGTCGCCGTGGGCCTCATCATGCTGGAGCCCGATCTCGGCCAGAGCGTCGTCATCATGGGGACGACACTCATCATGCTTTTCGTCGCGGGCACGCGCTGGTCGCATCTGGCGGCGCTCTTCGGCATGGGGCTCGTCGGGTTCGCAGGTCTCGTCGCGATGGCGCCCTACCGGATGGATCGCATCTACGCCTTCCTGGATCCGTGGAAATATCCGTTGGGCAAGGGATACCAGATCATCCAGTCGCTCTATGCGCTTGGCTCGGGCGGCATTCTGGGACTCGGGCTCGGCCACAGTCGCCAAAAATTTTTGTATCTCCCTGAACCGCAAACCGACTTCATCTTCTCCATCGTGGGCGAAGAGCTGGGACTCCTGGGGACCGCCTCGGTGCTGCTGTTGTTCGCGGTGCTTTTGTGGCGGGGCATTCGCACGGCGCTTTACGCGCCCGACGACTTCGGGACGCTTTTGGCCACGGGAATCACAGGGATGATTGCGGTTCAGGTCCTCATCAACATCGGCGTCGTGACGGGTTCGATTCCTGCGACGGGCATCACGCTTCCGTTCATCAGCTATGGAGGCTCTTCGCTGACCCTGTTGTTGAGCGGCGTCGGCATTCTGCTGAACATTTCAAAGCAGGCGGGGATGGTAGAATGAAGGTGTTGTTGACGGGTGGGGGCACGGGGGGGCACATTTTCCCCGCCCTTTCCCTTTGGCGCCATGTGTCGGCGCGCGTGCCAGGGTCACAATGTCTGTACGTGGGCACGGAGCGCGGGCTCGAAAGCCGGATCGTGCCTGAGGCCGGTCTGCCGTTTGTCTCGGTGGAGGCGGCAGGCCTTCGCCGCGAACTGTCGTTGGACGCCGTTCGCACGCTCTGGGTCACGTATCGGGGGTATCGCGCATCGCTTCGCCTGGTGCGCGAATTTCAACCCGACGTCGCAGTCGGGACGGGTGGCTTTGTCGCGCTGCCGGTGATCTACGCGGCGAGCAAACTCGGCGTGCCCACGGTCATCTGGGAGGGCAACGCGCGGCCCGGGCTGACGAATCAGGTGCTGATGCGCCGTGTGAATGCCGTGGCGGTCTGCTTTCCCGAGAGCGAAGCGATGTTTTCACGTGCGAGGCGAGTCGTGTTCACCGGCAACCCGCGCGCGAGCGAAGTGGTGCAGGTTTCCGCGGCGGACAAGCGTCGGGCGCTCGACACCTACCGAATTCTGCGCGGTCAACGCGTCATTCTCATCGTCTTTGGCAGCCGCGGTTCGGAGACCGCGAATCGGATCGTCGCCGAGCTTTTGCCGCGTTTCGCGGATCACCCCGACTGGCGCGTCTTGTTTGTGACCGGTGAGAACCACTTTGACGCCATCCGAGCGCAGCTCAGCGCCTTGCCGCGAAACGTCACGCTTCATCCGTTCATCTCGGACATGCCTGCACTCCTGCCGCACGTGGACGTGGTGGTGAGTCGGGCCGGATCGAGCACGCTCGCGGAGATCTGCGCGCTTGGACTGGCGTCCATCCTGGTGCCGAGCCCGTATGTCACGGCCAACCACCAGGAGGAAAATGCGATGCAACTCGCGCGGGCAGGGGCCGCGCGCGTGGTCAAGGAGGCCGAGCTGACGGCCGATAGGCTTTGGCGTGAACTCTCGGATTTGCTCAATGGCCCGCTGGATGACATCCGCGAGCGAGCCCGGAGCTTCGGCCGGCCGGACGCTGTGCAAAGGCTCGGCGATCTCGTCCTCGAGGTCGCGGGCGAGCGGCGCGCTTAGTCACTCACCCTTCGCCGATCTGGGCATATGATGCGGTTGCGGCGGTGCGGTAGGTGAACTCGTCAAAGCTGATGGAGGACTCGACATGCATGACGACTCGTTTGTGCAACGCCTCGCGGGCGAAGGCGTCAAGGTGATCCGCGGGGAGCCGATGAAGCGACACACCACGTGGCGCATCGGCGGACCTGCCGACTACTTTGTCGAACCAGATTCCGTCGACGCCCTTCGCGCGAGCGTGTCCGCCGCGCGCGATCACGGCCTGCCGATCACCGTCATTGGCCGAGGCTCCAACACGCTGGTCCTTGACGGCGGGATTCGCGGCCTGGTGATCAAGCTGCACGATGCGTTCGCGCACTACGAGGTCCATGAGGAGGAATGCGCCGTCTACGCCATGGCAGGCCGGTCCTACGTGGCGCTCGCCAATATCGCCATCCGCCATGGGTTGAGTGGGCTCGAGTTTGCGACGGGCATTCCCGGCTCTGTGGGGGGCGCGGTCATGATGAACGCGGGCGCCTACGGTCGGGAGACGTGCGAGGTGCTCGACTGGGCCGAAGTCATGGACGAGACCGGCGCCGTCACTCGCCTGTCAAACCGCGATCTCCACTTTGGATATCGGTACAGCGTCCTCAAAGACCGCTTCGGGATTGTGACCTGGGCGAAATTTCAGCTACGGCCAGGCCAGCGCGATGAGATGCGGAGCTTGGTCCGCCAGTGGTCGCAGCGCCGCATCGCGACCCAGCCGCTCAGCTTTCCCAACTGCGGATCTGTCTTTCGCAACCCAGAGGGAACACACGCGGCAAGGTTAATCGAAGAGGCAGGGTTAAAGGGCCTCGTGCGAGGCCAGGCGATGATCAGCGACAAGCATGCGAACTTCATCATCAACCTGGGCAATGCCTCGGCGAGCGACGTGCTGTGGCTCATCCGACACGCGCAGGCGGTCGTGAGGGAGCGATTTGGCATTCAGCTCGAGACCGAGGTGCGCGTTCTTGGCGAACCTTTGTGAGGAGGTGCGGACGATGGAATGTCTGCGCATTGAGGGCGGCGTGCCGCTTTCCGGAGAAGTGCGGATTGCGGGCGCGAAAAATGCCGCGCTTCCAGTCCTCGCCGCCACGGTCATGGTGGCAGGGCGTTCGGTCGTGAACCATGTTCCTGACCTCGAAGATGTACGCGTGATGCTCGATATTCTGCGAAGCCTCGGCGCGAAGGTGTCGTTTGCCGCTGGCACCGTGACCGTCGACGCTTCGACGCTTTCATCCACCCAGGTCCCTGCTCATCTCATGCAGAAGATGAGGTCCCCCATGTGTCGCAATCCGCTCTTTTCGGCGGCTTGACGCGACGGCGCTCGCACGTTCCTCTCTTCGCCGCTTCTATCCCTCCCCGCGCGTTCTCTCCCGTTCTCACGCGCCGCACCGTGGTATAATGGCGAGGTCCAGAGATTCACAGATGAGATTTTCGCTAGGAGCGAGGGCCATGTTGGAAGCGTGTATCATCGGTGCCGGCCCATGCGGCTTGGCGGTCTCCGTCGAGCTGAAGCGGCGCGGCATTTCCCATGTCGTGATCGAAAAGGCGTGTATCGTATCCACGATTTACCGATTTCCGACGCAGATGGTGTTCAACTCGACGCCCGAGCGGCTGGAGATAGGCGGCATCCCGTTTTACACCGAACGAGCCAAGCCGACGCGCATGGAGGCCCTGACGTACTACAGGACGGTCGTCGATCGGTTGCGTTTGCCGTTGCGCCAGTACGAGGAAGTCCTCTCCGTCGAACGGTTGGATAAAGACGGTGCGTTTTGCCTTGTGTCGCGCACACGCTCCGGGCGGATGCGCAAGACGGAGGCGAGGACCGTCATTGTGGCGACGGGTTACTTTGATCACCCCAACTTGCTCGGCGTGCCAGGGGAAGACCTTCCGCACGTCAGTCACTACTACCGCGATGCGCACCCGTACTATGGTCAGCGCGTGGTGGTCATCGGGGGGACGAATTCCGCAGCAGAGGCCGCCATTGACCTGCATCGGATCGGCGCCTCCGTCACGCTCGTGCACCGGGGTTCGGCCATGTCGGACAAGATCAAGCCGTGGGTCAAGCCCGACATCCAGAGCCTCATCGACAAGCGGGCCATCGACGTTTATTTCCAATCGCGCGTGACGGAAATCACGCCAGACGACGTGTCCGTCGACACGGCGGACGGGCCCTTGAAGATCCCCTGCGATCACGTCCTGGCCCTGACCGGTTATCACCCAGACACTTCGTTTCTCGAAAGAATGGGCGTCGAGATCGAGCGAGAAACGGGCATCCCCATGCACGACGAGTCGACGTTCGAGACCAACGTGCCGGGGCTGTTTGTCGCCGGCGTGGTCGTGTCCGGCTACGACGCAAACCGCATCTTCATCGAGAACGGCCGCCTGCAGGCGCCGCTCATTGCTGAGGCCATTGCGGCCCGTCAACAGGCGCGCGTGGGCTAAGCTCGTTCGGCAAGATGGTCAACCCGTCCCGCATATCGGTCTGTCGGGAGGGGATCGTCATGCGCATACGCGCCGTATACGTGTGGGACGAGGGGCGACAGGAACGGGTGCCGGCCGAGGACGTGGAGGCGCAGGTCGCAAATCGCCTGCTGGCCATCGCTCGGCCGCTCGTCGAGCGCGTGTTCGCCCACTGGGGCAGGCGGGTGAACGAGGAGTGAGCGAGCGACACTTGGCGCTCTACATCCGCGTCTCCACCGAAGAGCAGGCGGTTTCGGGTCACAGCCTGAGAGAGCAAGAGGAGCAGCTCGTGGCGTACGCACACACGCACGGATTTGATCGCTATGCGTTGTACTGTGACGACGGCTACTCCGGCAAATCGTTGCACCGCCCAGCGATGGATCGCCTGCGGTCCGACATTCGGGCGGGGAAGGTGTCGGGCGTGGTCACCACGCGCATCGACCGTCTGACGCGGAGCGTCGCCGACTTTGCGCGCCTGGTCGAAGAGATGAACCTCCACGGTGTGTTTTATCGGTCCACGAGGCAAAATTTCGAGATTTCCACGGCGATGGGCAGGCTCGTCGCGCAAATGCTTTCCGTCATCGCCGAGTTCGAGCGCGAGATGATCGCCGAGCGCGTGCATGAAAACCTGATGGCGCTGGCGATGCGGGGCGAGCTGGCGACCAAGCCCCCATTCGGATACTGCCTGGAAGGCGGCCGGTTGACGCCGAACCCGCGCGAGGCGCGCTGGGTGAGAGAGGGGGCGCGCCTGCTGCTCAGCGGAGCCAGCCCGCGCGACGTGGCCATGGAGTTCAACGCGCTTGGGGTTCGCACAAAGACCGGGAGGCTATGGACGGATCGCACGGTGCGAACGCTTTTCACCAACCCTGCGCTCGCGGGCATCGCCGTTTGGAATCGGCGGAAGACGCAGGGCGGCAGGCGGAGGGAGCGCCAGCCGTCCGAATGGGTGTGCGTGGAGGGGGCTCACGAGCCCATCCTCAGCCGAGACGACTTCGACGCGATTCGGCGACTTCTGGAGAGGCGCCGCGACTTGTCGCCGCGATCGCAGGGCTCGAAGCGCCCCCTCGCCGGGCTTTTGCGCTGCGGCTTCTGCGGGAGTGCCATGTACGCCGGCTGGCAGGTCAAGCGGCAAGCTGGCGAGCGCCAGAAAGTCCCCATTTATCGGTGCGGCCGCTACGTCACGGGCGGAGGGTGTACGCCGAACCAGGTGGATGCGGCCGAGATCGAGCGCCTCGTGGTCGAGGAAATCCTCCGCCGCGTTCGGCCTGATCTGGAGCAGGTCGCCTCTGCGTACCGAATGCACGCCGTCTCGGACGAATTGCGGCTCGCGAAGCGGAAGCGCCGGGTCGCGCTCACCCAGCTCAGCAGAATTGCGGAGGCGTTGGCGTCGGGCGTGATGTCCCAAGAGGCCTTTGCACAGGAGCAGCGCCGGCTTCTGGCGGTGCTCGAGGACTGCCGGGAAAGGGAGCAACGCGCTCGCGACTTCGCGAGGCCGGAAGTGTGGAGCGAGTGGGTGCGCGAGGTGTGCACGCGCCTGACGGATGACGTCGACCTGGAGCGCGCCTTGCTCCTCGCCGCCGTCCACGAGGTGCGCGTGTACCGGCCCAAGCGCTCGCGCGAAGTCGACGTCGATCTCGTCCTGCGCCTCGAGTGATGCGCCAGACGTCTATGGCGGATCATGGGGTCCTCCATCTTCCTGATGGGGCCCCTCATGGCGCGCTGCGGCGAAGTGACGGTCTCGAAGCCGGGCGGATGTGTCATTGGGCAGCGCCCGATTGACTTTCACCTGCGGGGGCTGAGGGCGCTCGGCGCGCGCATCGAGGAGTCGCACGGGCTGATTCGCTGCCATGCCAAGCGGCTGGTCGGCACGCACATCGTGCTCGACTTTCCGTCCGTCGGCGCCACGGAAAATCTGCTCATGGCCGCCACGCTGGCCGACGGCACGACGGTCATCGAAAACGCCGCGCGTGAGCCCGAGGTCGAGGATCTCGCGAACTTCCTCATCGCCTGTGGCGCGGACGTCCGCGGCGCGGGCACCGGGCGTATCGAGGTGCGTGGGCGATCCCGGCTGGCGGAGGCGTCCTACACCGTGATTCCCGACCGCATTGTGGCAGGCACGGTCATGGCGATGGTCGCCGCAGCCGGTGGCGAGGTGCGGCTCGTGGGCGCGCGCGCCGATCATCTGGGCGTCGTGCTGCAGAAGCTGCGCGACGCGGGTGTTCGCACCGAGGTCGACCATGATATAATCTCTGTTATCTGTGAGGAAACCCCATCCGCTGTCGACATTCGCACTGCGCCCTATCCAGGGTTTCCGACGGATCTTCAAGCGCCTTTCATGGCGTTTTTAACCATAGCCAAGGGCACGAGCATCGTCCAGGAGAGCGTATTTGAAGCTCGCTTCAAGCACGTGGATGAACTGGTGCGAATGGGCGCCAACGTATCGGTGGATTTGCGAACCGCCATCGTGCGCGGCGTGCCGCGATTGTCGGGGGCGCGCGTGGCCGCTGCCGATCTCCGCGGGGGCGCGGCGCTCGTCGTGGCTGGGGTCGCAGCGCACGGCGTCACAGAGGTCGAGGGATTGCGGCACATCGACCGCGGCTATGAAGACATGGCTTCCCTCCTTCGGGCGCTCGGCGCGCGCGTCGCGCGTGTGCAGGGCGCCGAGTGAAGGGGAGGCGCACAGGCGGCGAAAGGCGTGAAAGCATGCCACGACAGGAAACGGCAGAAGAGCGCGAACGTCGAAAGGCGAGAAATCGGCGCATTGTGGTGAGCTTCTTCGCGTTCATCGGACTTGTCGCGGTGTTGGAGTCGCCGCTTGCCCGCGTGCGCCACGTCCGCGTGAACGGCAACACGACGGTCCCGATGGCGCAGATTGTCGCCGCCAGCGGGATTTCCTACGGCGAGAGCCTCTGGCAGGTCAATCGAAAAAAGGCGGCCGCGGCGATTGTCGCGCACGTGCCCATGGTGGATCGGGCGGTCGTTTCGGTCGCCTGGCCGTCCGGAACCGTGTCCATCGATGTGCACGAGCGGGACGTGGTCGCCGTCTATGCCGCACACAACGGGTTCTTCGAGCTCATGTCCAACGGCTACGTGTATCAAAAAATCCCGTCGGCTGCCGGACTTCCGTACCCCATCGTAACGGGGCAGGCGCCCGTACTCTCGGTCCATCAGATGGCTGGCGCCGCGATTTCGTCCGTCTGCCGAGCGTTGGCCTCGGTGCCGGCGAGTGAACTCACCGGTGTGTCCGAAATTCACGTGAACGGAGACGGCACGGTCACGCTGTACCTCAACAACGATTTCGAGGTCCTCGCCGCCACATCCGATTTGCGCGGTGCCATGGCTGCCATTCCGCCAACCGTTCAGTACTTCATGCAGAAAGGCTATCGCCCGGGCCTCATCGACTTCACCGGCCCGCCGCCGTATCGCTACACGCCGTTCTCGTCCACATCCGGGGGACATCAAGGAGCTCCCGCGGCGTCCGCGACAAACGGGGCGGCGGATGGGACAAGCCCGAACGGATCGTCTCAACCCTGAGAAGGAGGGTGTTTGTGAACGCGCAGAGACGCGTTGTCGCATCACTCACGGTGGTTGCTGTCGCCCTGGGGTATATGATGACGGTCAGTTACCGTCAGAATCATGCGGCGGCCGCGCTCGGCGTGCTCGTCGATGGCAACTCCGCGGTCAACCGCCAGCTGGCCGAGCGGCTGAACGAGTTAAAGCAGTCGAACGCGGAGGCGCAAGAACAACTCGCCTCGTTGACGCAGGACATCACGCAGTTCGAACAGATTTCGGCCGGATCGAACGACTCGGTCCAAGCTCTCGAGCAGCGCATGACAGGTGAGCGCATTCTCGCGGGCCTCACCCCCGTGCACGGGCCAGGCATCCAGGTGACGGTCAACGACGGCAGCGCGGGCGGAAGCGACGTCGAGCAGATCCTCGCGCACGATTGGACGCTCCGCAACCTGGTCAATGAACTGTTCACGGCGGGCGCGGAAGCCGTTGCCATCAATGACTACCGCGTGCTTGCCACCGCTTCTATCGAATGCCAGGGGCCTGTGGTCTCCGTGAATGGGCACCGCCTGGGGGCGCCGTTCACCGTGACGGCCATTGGCGATCCGGCCGTGCTGTCGTCTGCGCTCGAGATTCAGGGCGGTATTTTGGACGCGATGCGGCAGGAAGGACTCCAGGTTTCGACACCTGAGGTGGAGAACGACCTTCACATTCCCGCCTACACCAATTCATTGCAGGGGTGACGCAGATGCCAGCTCGCTCCAACCGAAGCCTGGTCTGGGTGGCGACCGCGACGGTGGCGGCGCTGGGCTTCATGGTGACGGTCGATTTGACGGCGGAGGCGCCCGTCGGATCAGGAAACACCAGTTATATTGATCTCCGCACGCAGGTGTCGGAGCAGGCGCAGGAACACATCCTGCTCGAGCAGCAGATCTCCAAACTCGAGGCTCAGCTGGCGGAGTATCGCGCGGCGAGCGGAAGTCAGAAGGAGCTCCGTCAGGTGCTGGCGAGGGACGAGCGTCAGCTGGCGTCGGAGGCGGGTCTCACCTCCGTCAGCGGCCCAGGGATCACCATCACGATCCAGCCGGACGCGAAGCTCGGCGCGAGCCCTGCGCAGATGGCGCTCTTTCCCCAGCAGGCCGATCAGTGGTTGGACGAGGTGGTCAACGTGCTGTTTGGCAACGGCGCCACCGCCATCGCCATCAACGGGCAGCGGCTCGTCGGCACGTCTTCCATCCGTCTCGTCGCGGTCAACGGCATCGGCAGCGTGCACGTCAACGGGCGGCCCATCGAACAGCCGTATGTCATTCAGGCCGTCGGCAACGTCCAACAGATGGAAACTGGGCTTTCCGTCAACGTGCTGCAAGGGTACTTTGAGGCGATGGGAGAAGACTTCATCGTGCGCGCTTACACCTCGTCTCACGGCGTGACGGTGCCGCCCTACACCGGCCCGTTGCCTGGGCAATACGCGAAGGAGGGAAGCGGCTGATGTACTGGCTGCCGATATTGGGCTTGGCGGTGGGCGTGGCCCTTGGGCTGGTGACCAACGTCGTGATTCCTGTGGCGTTCACGAGCTACCTGTCCATCGCCATTCTCGCCGCGCTTGACACTGTGGTCGGCGGGATCCGCGCGAGCCTCGACAAGACGTTTGACAGCGCCGTATTTCTGTCCGGCTTTTTCACCAACACCCTGGTCGCCGCGCTGTTGGCCTATATCGGCAACCAGCTCGGCGTGGACCTGTATCTGGCCGCGGTCGTCGCGTTTGGCGTCCGGTTGTTCCAGAACATCGCCGTCATTCGCCGCCACGTGTTTACGCTCATTCGCCAACGCCGAGTGGCACGCCGCGTGGCGTCCAGCAAGGACTGACGGGGAGAATTTCTGGAAATCAAAGATTTTTCGCCAGCGCTAGAGGATTGTCGAAATCCGTGTGGAAGTAGATCAAGAATCGCAGTCACGGGCGCTCTAGGGAGGTGCCACTCGGTTGGCCAAGGAGGACTACATCGTCAGTCTAGACATCGGCACTTCGAAGGTGCGGGTCATCATCGGAGAGTCGACCGGAAACAACTTGAACATCATTGGAGTGGGCTCCGCCTCGAGTCAGGGACTGCGCCACGGTGCGATTGTCGATATTGACAAAACCGTTGATTCAATCCGTGAAGCGGTCGATCACGCCGAGCGCATGGTGGGTATCCGCATCCCATCGGCGTACGTCGGCATTTCCGGGGAACACATTCAGCTGCACAGCTCGCATGGGGTGGTCGCGGTTTCCTCGG encodes:
- a CDS encoding DUF881 domain-containing protein, whose translation is MPARSNRSLVWVATATVAALGFMVTVDLTAEAPVGSGNTSYIDLRTQVSEQAQEHILLEQQISKLEAQLAEYRAASGSQKELRQVLARDERQLASEAGLTSVSGPGITITIQPDAKLGASPAQMALFPQQADQWLDEVVNVLFGNGATAIAINGQRLVGTSSIRLVAVNGIGSVHVNGRPIEQPYVIQAVGNVQQMETGLSVNVLQGYFEAMGEDFIVRAYTSSHGVTVPPYTGPLPGQYAKEGSG
- a CDS encoding recombinase family protein produces the protein MSERHLALYIRVSTEEQAVSGHSLREQEEQLVAYAHTHGFDRYALYCDDGYSGKSLHRPAMDRLRSDIRAGKVSGVVTTRIDRLTRSVADFARLVEEMNLHGVFYRSTRQNFEISTAMGRLVAQMLSVIAEFEREMIAERVHENLMALAMRGELATKPPFGYCLEGGRLTPNPREARWVREGARLLLSGASPRDVAMEFNALGVRTKTGRLWTDRTVRTLFTNPALAGIAVWNRRKTQGGRRRERQPSEWVCVEGAHEPILSRDDFDAIRRLLERRRDLSPRSQGSKRPLAGLLRCGFCGSAMYAGWQVKRQAGERQKVPIYRCGRYVTGGGCTPNQVDAAEIERLVVEEILRRVRPDLEQVASAYRMHAVSDELRLAKRKRRVALTQLSRIAEALASGVMSQEAFAQEQRRLLAVLEDCREREQRARDFARPEVWSEWVREVCTRLTDDVDLERALLLAAVHEVRVYRPKRSREVDVDLVLRLE
- the murB gene encoding UDP-N-acetylmuramate dehydrogenase, with product MHDDSFVQRLAGEGVKVIRGEPMKRHTTWRIGGPADYFVEPDSVDALRASVSAARDHGLPITVIGRGSNTLVLDGGIRGLVIKLHDAFAHYEVHEEECAVYAMAGRSYVALANIAIRHGLSGLEFATGIPGSVGGAVMMNAGAYGRETCEVLDWAEVMDETGAVTRLSNRDLHFGYRYSVLKDRFGIVTWAKFQLRPGQRDEMRSLVRQWSQRRIATQPLSFPNCGSVFRNPEGTHAARLIEEAGLKGLVRGQAMISDKHANFIINLGNASASDVLWLIRHAQAVVRERFGIQLETEVRVLGEPL
- the murG gene encoding undecaprenyldiphospho-muramoylpentapeptide beta-N-acetylglucosaminyltransferase, which gives rise to MKVLLTGGGTGGHIFPALSLWRHVSARVPGSQCLYVGTERGLESRIVPEAGLPFVSVEAAGLRRELSLDAVRTLWVTYRGYRASLRLVREFQPDVAVGTGGFVALPVIYAASKLGVPTVIWEGNARPGLTNQVLMRRVNAVAVCFPESEAMFSRARRVVFTGNPRASEVVQVSAADKRRALDTYRILRGQRVILIVFGSRGSETANRIVAELLPRFADHPDWRVLFVTGENHFDAIRAQLSALPRNVTLHPFISDMPALLPHVDVVVSRAGSSTLAEICALGLASILVPSPYVTANHQEENAMQLARAGAARVVKEAELTADRLWRELSDLLNGPLDDIRERARSFGRPDAVQRLGDLVLEVAGERRA
- the spoVE gene encoding stage V sporulation protein E, translating into MPVSRNRSPGSSPDFTLIGVILLLLAFGVTMVHSASSVISSTRFQDPFYFSKRQLLWALIGVGLMVWLSRVDYHVWRRHAPKIALASYAMLVLVLVVGVNRGGSKAWLGIGSLGIQPSEFAKLGLVMFLAHLLAESKDRMHSFWRGFVPPMGLALVAVGLIMLEPDLGQSVVIMGTTLIMLFVAGTRWSHLAALFGMGLVGFAGLVAMAPYRMDRIYAFLDPWKYPLGKGYQIIQSLYALGSGGILGLGLGHSRQKFLYLPEPQTDFIFSIVGEELGLLGTASVLLLFAVLLWRGIRTALYAPDDFGTLLATGITGMIAVQVLINIGVVTGSIPATGITLPFISYGGSSLTLLLSGVGILLNISKQAGMVE
- a CDS encoding small basic family protein produces the protein MYWLPILGLAVGVALGLVTNVVIPVAFTSYLSIAILAALDTVVGGIRASLDKTFDSAVFLSGFFTNTLVAALLAYIGNQLGVDLYLAAVVAFGVRLFQNIAVIRRHVFTLIRQRRVARRVASSKD
- a CDS encoding UDP-N-acetylglucosamine 1-carboxyvinyltransferase gives rise to the protein MECLRIEGGVPLSGEVRIAGAKNAALPVLAATVMVAGRSVVNHVPDLEDVRVMLDILRSLGAKVSFAAGTVTVDASTLSSTQVPAHLMQKMRSPMCRNPLFSAA
- a CDS encoding DUF881 domain-containing protein, whose amino-acid sequence is MNAQRRVVASLTVVAVALGYMMTVSYRQNHAAAALGVLVDGNSAVNRQLAERLNELKQSNAEAQEQLASLTQDITQFEQISAGSNDSVQALEQRMTGERILAGLTPVHGPGIQVTVNDGSAGGSDVEQILAHDWTLRNLVNELFTAGAEAVAINDYRVLATASIECQGPVVSVNGHRLGAPFTVTAIGDPAVLSSALEIQGGILDAMRQEGLQVSTPEVENDLHIPAYTNSLQG
- a CDS encoding YpdA family putative bacillithiol disulfide reductase, with translation MLEACIIGAGPCGLAVSVELKRRGISHVVIEKACIVSTIYRFPTQMVFNSTPERLEIGGIPFYTERAKPTRMEALTYYRTVVDRLRLPLRQYEEVLSVERLDKDGAFCLVSRTRSGRMRKTEARTVIVATGYFDHPNLLGVPGEDLPHVSHYYRDAHPYYGQRVVVIGGTNSAAEAAIDLHRIGASVTLVHRGSAMSDKIKPWVKPDIQSLIDKRAIDVYFQSRVTEITPDDVSVDTADGPLKIPCDHVLALTGYHPDTSFLERMGVEIERETGIPMHDESTFETNVPGLFVAGVVVSGYDANRIFIENGRLQAPLIAEAIAARQQARVG
- the murA gene encoding UDP-N-acetylglucosamine 1-carboxyvinyltransferase; protein product: MARCGEVTVSKPGGCVIGQRPIDFHLRGLRALGARIEESHGLIRCHAKRLVGTHIVLDFPSVGATENLLMAATLADGTTVIENAAREPEVEDLANFLIACGADVRGAGTGRIEVRGRSRLAEASYTVIPDRIVAGTVMAMVAAAGGEVRLVGARADHLGVVLQKLRDAGVRTEVDHDIISVICEETPSAVDIRTAPYPGFPTDLQAPFMAFLTIAKGTSIVQESVFEARFKHVDELVRMGANVSVDLRTAIVRGVPRLSGARVAAADLRGGAALVVAGVAAHGVTEVEGLRHIDRGYEDMASLLRALGARVARVQGAE
- a CDS encoding cell division protein FtsQ/DivIB, which encodes MPRQETAEERERRKARNRRIVVSFFAFIGLVAVLESPLARVRHVRVNGNTTVPMAQIVAASGISYGESLWQVNRKKAAAAIVAHVPMVDRAVVSVAWPSGTVSIDVHERDVVAVYAAHNGFFELMSNGYVYQKIPSAAGLPYPIVTGQAPVLSVHQMAGAAISSVCRALASVPASELTGVSEIHVNGDGTVTLYLNNDFEVLAATSDLRGAMAAIPPTVQYFMQKGYRPGLIDFTGPPPYRYTPFSSTSGGHQGAPAASATNGAADGTSPNGSSQP